The Saccharothrix violaceirubra genome segment ATTTCCGCGTAGGCGGGGATTTCCCGGACATTGCCCATGTAGTCGTACTCGACAGGCGTGGAATCCGGATCGTCGGTGGCGCTGATCGTGTCGTTGTACGTGATGAACCCACGCTGACGCTTCGCATCGACGCCGACGTAGGCGACGACATCGGCGAAGGACAACTCGACAAGCGGCGGGACGTCGAACGCCAGACTGTCCGAGACCATCCGGTCGAGCAGCGCG includes the following:
- a CDS encoding Imm1 family immunity protein — translated: MVELEAWYDVEADDPAILTTAAEVDALLDRMVSDSLAFDVPPLVELSFADVVAYVGVDAKRQRGFITYNDTISATDDPDSTPVEYDYMGNVREIPAYAEIPLSDVRTATLDLLTGRPSEAITWRTV